Proteins co-encoded in one Pleurodeles waltl isolate 20211129_DDA chromosome 2_2, aPleWal1.hap1.20221129, whole genome shotgun sequence genomic window:
- the LOC138279029 gene encoding octapeptide-repeat protein T2-like codes for MREKSVGEGRRNSVGEKSVRGGRRNSVREKNERREEEQCEREGRSKSVRGERCERREEEQCAREGRSKIVRGGKRECEMTNSVREKREKGGGGTVRDRSVREGRRNRAREKSMRRGKNENVRKGKLTIREGKSDNVKEENSENRRGKKQCEKRET; via the coding sequence ATGAGGGAGAAGAGTGTGGGAGAAGGAAGAAGGAACAGTGTGGGAGAGAAGAGTGTGAGAGGAGGGAGAAGGAACAGTGTGAGAGAGAAGAatgagaggagggaggaggaacAGTGTGAGAGAGAAGGAAGAAGTAAGAGTGTGAGAGGAGAGAGATGTGAGAGAAGAGAGGAGGAACAGTGCGCCAGAGAAGGGAGAAGTAAGATTGtgagaggagggaagagagagtgtGAGATGACGAACAGtgtgagagagaagagagagaaaggagggggaggaACAGTGCGAGACAGGAGTGTGAGAGAAGGCAGAAGGAACCGTGCAAGAGAGAAGAGTATGAGAAGAGGGAAGAATGagaatgtgagaaaagggaagctgACAATAAGAGAAGGAAAGAGTGACAATGTGAAAGAAGAGAATAGTGAAAATAGGAGGGGTAAAAAGCAATGTGAGAAAAGGGAAACGTAA